In the genome of Candidatus Pristimantibacillus lignocellulolyticus, the window GGGATTATCCCAGTTATATCAATTACGCGGACGTGTTGGCCGTTCCAATCGAATTGCCTATGCCTATTTCACGTATCAACGAGACAAAGTGTTGACTGAAGTAGCTGAGAAACGTCTACAATCGATTAAGGAATTTACTGAACTAGGTTCGGGATTCAAAATTGCGATGCGTGACTTATCGATTCGCGGAGCGGGTAACTTACTTGGAGCTGAGCAACATGGTTTTATTGCATCCGTTGGTTTTGAGATGTTCTCACAAATGCTTGCAGAAGAGATTAAGCTTAGAAAGCAACAGATGGATGGCGTAGAAGTAGAAGAGAAAAAAGTTATTCAAACCGTTATCGATTTAAGTGTCGATGCCTATTTACCGAACGAATTTATTTACGATAGTATGCAAAAAATCGAAATTTACAAAAAAGCCGCGGTTATTTCTACGATTGAGGAATCAGATTTATTAATCGAAGAAATCATTGATCGTTTCGGTGACTTACCGCAATCGGTTATTAATCTAATGACTGTTGCTCGCATGAAAGTGCTTGGTTCAACTCTTGGAATTACTCAAATTACGAGTAAAAATGATGATTTCCGTTTATTATTTAATACAGTGCCTAAGAAGAAGGCGATACGTAAAGATATTGATAAGTTATGTTTGAAAATGGAAAATAGATTTAAACAGTCTAGAGAAGATGAAGGTTCATATAGTATCGAATTACGTGGCAAAGGTTTAACAATGGAACAAAAGTTACATCTAACCGAGCGATTCCTATTTGAATATCAGTCATTAACTCATCAAGATGAAGAGAAGCTGCATCAGGCGACAACATAAAGGGAAATTGGCTTTTCCCATATAGAATCTGCTACAATGGATAGCAGATTCTAACATTCGAAAGGGGTTTACACATGTTATCTAATTTAACAACTAAGAACTTTGGTAAAGGACTAAAGTTAATAGTAATATCTGCGTTGTTCGTAGCATTACTAGCAGCATGCGGTAAAGATGAAGTTAATCCTTCATTGACGTTCAAAGGTGTAGAAGGCGGAGAAGTTGTTGCAACATACAAAGACGGTACAGTAACTGATCTAGAGTTCAATAAGTTCAAATCAGCTTTTGCATTATTACAAGGAATGGACGAAGCGCTTCTTGATCAAAGTGGATTTCGTGAAGCGGTTTTAGAACAATATATTACCTATAAGATTTTAGCTAACCGTACAACAGAAGAACAACAAGTGAAAGCCAAAGAAGAAGCATTAACAAACTTTGAGCAAGTAAAAGAAAGTTTATCTGCTTATGGCGATGTTAAGGACATGCTTAAAGAGAAAAACTTAACAGAAAATGATTTGGCTTCTTACATTATGTTTGTAGTTGCAACTAACGATTATATTCTAAGTCAGATAACAGATGATATGACTAAAGAAGAATATGAAGCAAATAAAAATATGTACACGCTTTATGACGCTCGTCAAATTGTTGTGAACAATAGTGTTACTGATGCTACAACGCAACAAGTAACAGTTACTCGTACGGATGAAGAAGCATTAGCACGAGCGAAAGAGGTACAAGCTAAGCTTGCTGCAGGTGGAGACTGGGAAGCATTAGCAAAAGAATATTCTGATGATGCACAGACAAAAGCTACTGGTGGAGTGCTCAAAGATTATATGGGTGGATATTGGGCAAAAGAAATTAGCACAGCTGCATTGGAACTTCCATTGAATGAAATTAGCGAGCCGATTAAATCTGCAATTGGCTACACAGTTCTTAAAGTTGAAGCACGCGACATTTTAGAATATGATGCTGTTCCTGACACTACTAAAGATCTAATTCGTAACCAACTATCTCAGAAAGTAACATCGAAGTTTGTTGAAGAAGAATTACCAGGTTATGAAATTAACATGACATTGCCTGAATTAGAAACACCTGAAACAACGCCAACAGCAACACCTGAGGGCGATGCAGAGACTCCAACAGCAACGCCTGCATCATAATCGATAACGAAATAACAATAATGTCTTTATCGTCATACAAAAAGCTCTGTCACGTCCCAATCGACGTGACAGAGCTTTTTTTGTGGCATTAGTATAGTGAATGTTGCCCTTGGTCAAAATATAGTTAGGTGAGTAATTTCAGCATTATTGAGAAATGATGACACTTGAATGTATAAGATGTTAGTTATGGATGAATACTATGGTCAGATTCAATTTTTGGCTACGCCTTATGTTAACGCTACATGGAAGTTGATAATACCAAACATATTCATCAATCGAAATAAGCGAAATTATGATTATAAGATGTCGTGGTCTGAAAAATAACTGTGTTATTGGAGTTCCTATACAAGAAGCAATTAATACAAACTATTTCGATGTGTTTGAAAGAGAGGTCATACGTAATGAAAGCTACAGGCATTGTTCGTCGTATTGACGATTTGGGTCGCGTTGTAATACCGAAAGAAATTCGTCGTACGTTAAGGATTCGTGAAGGTGATCCATTAGAAATATTTGTTGACCGCGATGGGGAAGTTATACTGAAAAAATATTCTCCAATTGGAGAATTAGGTGACTTTGCTAAGGAATATGCAGAATCGTTATTCGAAAGTGTTGGACATATTACGCTTATCTCTGATCGTGATACGATAATTACCGTTGCAGGCGCATCCAAAAAAGAATTGCTCGATAAATCTATTGGACAAACGTTGGAAGCTTGTATGGACAACCGTAAGACGCATCTTGAAACCAATAGTGGAAGTTATGAAATAGTTAAAGATCAGTCAGATACGTATAGCTCCTACATTATTGCACCAATTATTGCGGGTGGAGATCCGATTGGTACAGTAGTCTTACTTAGTAAAGAAGACAATGTTAAGGTAGGTAATCTAGAACAGAAAATGGCGGAGACAGCAGCTGCATTTCTAGCGAAACAAATGGAACAATAAACGACAATTTTCACGTGAAACATACAAGCTTCTCTGGCCAGATATCTATTCTGGCAGGGGAAGCTTTTTTCACCTATAATGGTGTGATGGTACATACCACAACAGAATCGGGTGAATAGAAACATTGAGTCTTAGAGCAAAATGGCTAAAGATAAGTGGTTATGGAGCATTATGGTTAACATCGGCGACTTTTGTTACGAAGCTCATTGGCGTATTACAAAAGATACCACTGCAAAATCTAGCTGGTGATGCGGCATTTGGTATATATAATATCGTATATCCTATCTATCAGTTAATGATGGCTTTAGCCATCGCAGGCATTCCAACTGCACTAGCTTTTTATATCGCTCAAAAAAATGAAAAAGAGCAACATAATGTACTGTCAGTTGCTCTTATTGTTATTAGTGGAGCAGCAGTAGTAAGCTGTATGATCGGATTATTAGCTGCTCCTTGGTTAGCTAAGTTGATTGGTAATATCGAGGTCGTAACCTCCATCCGCATGTTAGCGCTTGCCCTATTGATAACGCCACTACTCGCTGTATATCGAGGGTACTATCAAGGAAAAGATGATGCTAGGGCATCTTCTATCTCACAACTCATTGAGCAATGCGTTCGTGTAGCTTGCATGCTATTACTGTTATGGATCGGTCTTATTTTCAATTGGTCAGATAGTAAGCTTGCTGCTGCTGTTATGTTCGGTTCTGTTATTGGAGCTATCGCAGCACTGATATGGTTGTTGTCTTATCAAAAAGGTAACAATCTTGTGAGGATAGAGCGTAAGTTATTAGTAACGGAAGGGAATATCTTATTCCGGATGGCTCTACCAACAGCCCTTGCGGCAATTGTTGTTCCGATGGTAGCTGTTGTTGACGCGATAAGTATTCCTCGCTTTATGCTTGGTGTAGGCGAGCAGGTTTCATTTGTTATGGCGGAGTTTGGTCGATATAGCCGTATTCAACCGCTTATTCAATTAGTATCCATGCTACTTGGAGCGTTTGCAGCAGGCTTTATTCCCAATTGGGTGAAGCAAGATAGTGCTGTGAATCTTGGTGATCGACTACTACTTATTCATCGGCTTGCATGGATGATTGGAGCAGCAGCAGCAGTTGGACTGTTTTTCCTGGCTTCGCCATTGAATATTATGCTGTATAAGGACGCTGAAAGTTTGACGACGTTCCGCATTCTTAGTTGGACAACCTTAGCAAGTAGTATGTTAGCTGTTCAAGTGCCTTTGCTGCAGGCAGCAGGGGTTAGAAAGCTTCCACTCTACTTATTACTTATAGCAGCCGGAAGTAAGGCAATATTAAACTATGCATTCGTTCCGATATGGGGTATTGAGGGAGCCGCATTAGCTGGTAATATTGCATTATTCGTTCCTGCTATTATTGGCGCACTTGCATTACGACGAGCGACAAACCATATGAATGTTGTTATGAATTGTAAGAGGCGTAGTTGGCTAGAGGCATTACGATTGCTTAGTGTGACCTTACTAGCGCTTGTACTCATGGTTTTATCCATTAATATTGTAAGTGAGCTAATCGGTTATATATGGCCACTTGGATGGCATATGCGCCTTTGTTACACGTTAGAGACACTATCCTCTGTAATTGTCGGATCTATAGTGTTCGGTGCCATAATAATGGTATTCAAAGGTATCACAAAATCGGAATTGAAGTTGCTAAATAACCAAACATGATTTTCAGGTGAACGTTTAGAGGGAGAGTAGAAAATGTTGAAATCAATTACTGTAGTAGGATTAGGATCAGGTAGTGAAGATCAGATAACGCTTGGTATTTGGAAAAAGGTGAAAGAGGCAAGTCATCTCTATGTCAGAACCGAGCATCACCCTATGATGAAACTATTGCATGATGAGCATATTGCGTACACAAGTTTTGATGACGTCTATGAGAAGCATAATAATTTCCCAGAGGTATATGAGGAGATTGTACAGACATTGTTACAACGTGTACTGGAGATTGAAGAAGCGGGTAAAGAAGCTAGTATCGTATATGCTGTTCCAGGACATCCAATGGTCGCTGAAAGTACGGTTCAAAAGCTTATCGCCCGTTGTGAAGAGCAAGGAATCGCGCTAAATATTATTGGTGGTGAAAGTTTTCTTGATGCAGCGTTTACTACGCTTCGTTTTGACCCGATTGAAGGATTTGCATTACTTGATGCAGCAGAGTTACAACCAGCGTTATTACAACCGCAATTGCATACACTGATCGGACAAGTTTACGATAAGTATACGGCATCCGATGTGAAATTAGCGTTAATGGAGCGTTACCCAGATGATTATGAAGTTATCGTAGGACATGCACTAGGCGTAGAGGGCCAACAGGAGATCATCTCCGTGCCGATCTATGAGCTAGATAGAATAGACGGATATCATAATCTATCGATCATCTATGTACCTCGCACAACCGATGATGCCGTACGTAATCGCACCTTTGATCGTTTACATGAAATTGTTGCGATACTGCGTAGCCCAGGTGGCTGTCCATGGGACCAAGAACAGACACATCAATCGATTCGAAAAAACTTTATTGAAGAGCTGTACGAAGCATTGGAAGCTATCGATGCAGATAATCCCGAAGGCATGCAAGAAGAATTCGGCGATGTGCTTCTACAATTAATGTTGCATAGTCAGATGGAAGAGGAACTAGGAAGCTTCTCAATCTATGATGTGCTTCAGACATTGAATGAAAAATTAGTATATCGTCATCCTCATGTGTTCGGTGAAGATGCTGCTCAAAATTCGGAAGAGGCACTTATGAGCTGGGAAAAGATGAAAGCAGAAGAGCAACTTGCCAACGGCATTACCGATAAGCGTCCATCTAAGTTAGATGGTATTCCGAAAGATCTGCCAGCAATTCTAACTGCTTACAAAATTCAGAAAAAAGCAGCTAAAGTAGGATTTGATTGGGATGAGATTGGTCCTGTACTTGAAAAGATCGAAGAGGAAATTGCAGAGTTGAAAGAAGTGATTCAATCAGGCGAGCAAGATAAGCAAGCAGAAGAATTGGGTGATCTGCTATTTGCCGTTGTTAATGCTGCTAGATTCATTCACGCCGATCCGGAAGCATCACTTGCTCGTACAAATATGAAATTTAAAGCTAGATTTCAATATATTGAAGAGCAACTTCGTATAAATGATAAAAGCTTTGACGATACTGATTTAGTAGAGATGGATCAATGGTGGGAGGAAGCCAAAGGGATTGTGAAATACTAAAAGTCGTCAAAATCTTTGCTTGTTCATCAAATCTTGTAAAAATTTTAATAGAAATAAGAAGGATTTTGTAAACTTTAGTTGAATTAATAATCTTCGTGAGGTCAGATGCATTAATGTGTGCTCACGAAATGGCATTCGCCTTAAACTAAACATATATTTGTCAGGAGGAATATAAGAAATGAACAAAACAGATCTAATTAATAACATTGCAGAAAAAAATGGTCTAACTAAACGTGATGTAGAAACTGTACTTAACGGTTTTCTTGCTGAAGTAACAGAAGCGCTTGCAGGTGGAGATAAAGTACAACTAATTGGTTTTGGTACTTTTGAAACTCGTAAACGTTCTGGACGTGTTGGTCGTAACCCTCAAACGGGTGCTGACATCAACATCCCTGAAACAACTGTTCCTGCTTTCAAAGCTGGTAACAAATTGAAAGAAGCTATTAAGTAGTCTATGCGCTTAGATAAATTTCTCAAGGTATCGAGATTAATTAAGCGACGTACTGTTGCCAAAGATGTGTCAGAACAGGGACGGATTTGGATCAATGGCCGTGAAGCTAAAGCTAGTAGTAGCGTCAAAGTAGGCGATGAATTGCAAATTCAATATGGTCAGAAGATCGTAACGGTTCGCATAGATCGTATTTCAGAGACAACACGAAAAGACGAAGCCACGGAGCTTTATACCTTGGTGAAAGAAGAAGCACGCCCGAAAGAGAATATTCTTGATTGGGAGTAGACCTAATAGAGAGCAGTATCATTCACAATGGTGAGTGATACTGCTCTCTTTTTTGTTGGTCATAGTTCTAAAGTTCAGGCGTCTTCCATACTCTATAAAGAAATGAATAGAAGTGGAGGACGAGTCTATGATGGAACAACCGAAAAAGCAAAAGCAACAAGATGTGAAATTAACAAATCGGAAGTTATTAGAACTCACAGGAGTAACAAAGGTGGAGAGTTTTGATAGCGAGTTGTTTTTGCTAGATACGGAGCTAGGGATGTTAACGATAACTGGTCATAATCTACATATGAAACATCTAAGCCTAGAACAAGGCTTAGTCGCAATAGAGGGTCTGGTTCACTCACTCGCCTATTCTGATGGTAATAACGCCGGCAAGGGTAAAGGCGTATTCGGTAAGTTATTTCGATGAGTTTAAGCGTACAGTGGTTAACGTTAGCCACAATGTTAATGTCTGGTGTTGGGATGGGCGTTCTCTTCGATAGTTATAGAGTCGTATCCTCAGAGCTCAAATTTCCGCGCTGGACCTTATCATTGATTGATCTCATATATTGGATTGCCTCTGCAATCGTAGTCTTTCGAATGCTCTATGTAAGCAATAGTGGCGAGGTGCGCGCATACGTATTTGTTGGACTAGCTATTGGCTTTTTATTTTATTACTGGTTATTCAGTAAAATAACAACAAAAATGACGCTATGGTTGATTAAAGCGATAAAATGGTGTATACAGATAATAGTGAATATTTTCCACATAATAGTAATAAAACCCATTCTTATCATATGGGTGGTACTACTTTATATTATGAAACTTGGTTCTAAGATCACTATTGGTATAGGAAAACTTGTGCTACAATTACTACGTCCGATCCTAAAACTAGTACTATGGATACTTTCTCCCCTTACAAAACCTCTAGTAAGATGGCTCAAACCGTATTGGGAGAAATCGAATATATCAACTAATCTAGCGAAAATGTGGAACATAGTGAAGCAGAGATCGCAGGCATGGTTAAGGAGGAAGTAGCAAATGGCCCAAACAAAATCAAAACAATCAATTAGTGGGGCAAAACGAAGGTTTAAGATATTGTTTGTGCTTGCTGCAATATTCTTAGCCTGGGCAGGATACACTTTATTGAATCAGTCTAATCAACAAGATGCGATGCAAGAGAAATTAATGTCTCTCGAGAGTAATCGTGATTCAATCACAAAAGAGCGTGATTCTCTAGCAACTCAAATTAAATTACTAAATGATCCAGAGTATATGTCTCAACTAGCAACAAAAGAGCAAGGAATGGTAAAAGAAGGCGAACAGCAAATATTTAGTGAGCAACCGTGATGCCTGTCTGTTGACCTTAATTCGTCGATTCGGTTATAATCACGATATGAGCAATTTTATGCGTAACTATTGATCTTACGTAGGATTGACTTTATATTACCTTAAGAGAGGAACATTTTATTTTATGGCAATTGAAGTGGGCGCCAAATTAGAAGGAAAAGTGACGGGTATTACTAATTTCGGAGCATTTGTTGATTTATCCGGAGGAGTCACTGGGCTAGTTCATATTTCCGAGATCGCTGATAATTATGTCAAAGATGTTAAAGATCATCTGAAGATTGAAGACGTAGTTACAGTTAAAGTCATTAATGTGGACAAAGATGGTAAGATCGGCCTTTCAATTAAACAAGCTGTTGATCGTCCAGCAGGAGAGCAAGCTCCACCTTCTCGTGAGCGACATACATCAGGAGGACAAAGCGGAGAGAAATTTAATCGCGGCGGCGGCAGTGGTGGCGGCGGTAATTTTGAAAGAGGCGGTCGTCCATTCAATAAGCAAGGCGGCGGCAAACCTAACTTTGGTAAGCCAAGCTTTGGTAAAGCGTCGTTCGAGGATAAAATGTCTAAGTTCTTAAAGGATAGTGAAGAGCGCATTTCATCTTTAAAAAAGAATACTGAAGGTAAACGTGGCGGTCGCGGAGCAAAACGAGACTAGTTTACGATTATATGTTGATAACAAGCAGGGCTTATATAGCTCTGCTTTTTTGTTTTAGAGGTAGCTCAAAAAGTGGCCTTTGATAACGACGATTATGCTAACGTAGCTTATTCAGCAGCAAATGCTTTGAACCTCTATTTGAAGTTTCGA includes:
- the yabP gene encoding sporulation protein YabP — translated: MMEQPKKQKQQDVKLTNRKLLELTGVTKVESFDSELFLLDTELGMLTITGHNLHMKHLSLEQGLVAIEGLVHSLAYSDGNNAGKGKGVFGKLFR
- the spoVT gene encoding stage V sporulation protein T gives rise to the protein MKATGIVRRIDDLGRVVIPKEIRRTLRIREGDPLEIFVDRDGEVILKKYSPIGELGDFAKEYAESLFESVGHITLISDRDTIITVAGASKKELLDKSIGQTLEACMDNRKTHLETNSGSYEIVKDQSDTYSSYIIAPIIAGGDPIGTVVLLSKEDNVKVGNLEQKMAETAAAFLAKQMEQ
- the yabQ gene encoding spore cortex biosynthesis protein YabQ, producing the protein MSLSVQWLTLATMLMSGVGMGVLFDSYRVVSSELKFPRWTLSLIDLIYWIASAIVVFRMLYVSNSGEVRAYVFVGLAIGFLFYYWLFSKITTKMTLWLIKAIKWCIQIIVNIFHIIVIKPILIIWVVLLYIMKLGSKITIGIGKLVLQLLRPILKLVLWILSPLTKPLVRWLKPYWEKSNISTNLAKMWNIVKQRSQAWLRRK
- a CDS encoding HU family DNA-binding protein, whose translation is MNKTDLINNIAEKNGLTKRDVETVLNGFLAEVTEALAGGDKVQLIGFGTFETRKRSGRVGRNPQTGADINIPETTVPAFKAGNKLKEAIK
- a CDS encoding septum formation initiator family protein, translated to MAQTKSKQSISGAKRRFKILFVLAAIFLAWAGYTLLNQSNQQDAMQEKLMSLESNRDSITKERDSLATQIKLLNDPEYMSQLATKEQGMVKEGEQQIFSEQP
- a CDS encoding RNA-binding S4 domain-containing protein, with the protein product MRLDKFLKVSRLIKRRTVAKDVSEQGRIWINGREAKASSSVKVGDELQIQYGQKIVTVRIDRISETTRKDEATELYTLVKEEARPKENILDWE
- the mazG gene encoding nucleoside triphosphate pyrophosphohydrolase, with protein sequence MLKSITVVGLGSGSEDQITLGIWKKVKEASHLYVRTEHHPMMKLLHDEHIAYTSFDDVYEKHNNFPEVYEEIVQTLLQRVLEIEEAGKEASIVYAVPGHPMVAESTVQKLIARCEEQGIALNIIGGESFLDAAFTTLRFDPIEGFALLDAAELQPALLQPQLHTLIGQVYDKYTASDVKLALMERYPDDYEVIVGHALGVEGQQEIISVPIYELDRIDGYHNLSIIYVPRTTDDAVRNRTFDRLHEIVAILRSPGGCPWDQEQTHQSIRKNFIEELYEALEAIDADNPEGMQEEFGDVLLQLMLHSQMEEELGSFSIYDVLQTLNEKLVYRHPHVFGEDAAQNSEEALMSWEKMKAEEQLANGITDKRPSKLDGIPKDLPAILTAYKIQKKAAKVGFDWDEIGPVLEKIEEEIAELKEVIQSGEQDKQAEELGDLLFAVVNAARFIHADPEASLARTNMKFKARFQYIEEQLRINDKSFDDTDLVEMDQWWEEAKGIVKY
- a CDS encoding polysaccharide biosynthesis protein — its product is MSLRAKWLKISGYGALWLTSATFVTKLIGVLQKIPLQNLAGDAAFGIYNIVYPIYQLMMALAIAGIPTALAFYIAQKNEKEQHNVLSVALIVISGAAVVSCMIGLLAAPWLAKLIGNIEVVTSIRMLALALLITPLLAVYRGYYQGKDDARASSISQLIEQCVRVACMLLLLWIGLIFNWSDSKLAAAVMFGSVIGAIAALIWLLSYQKGNNLVRIERKLLVTEGNILFRMALPTALAAIVVPMVAVVDAISIPRFMLGVGEQVSFVMAEFGRYSRIQPLIQLVSMLLGAFAAGFIPNWVKQDSAVNLGDRLLLIHRLAWMIGAAAAVGLFFLASPLNIMLYKDAESLTTFRILSWTTLASSMLAVQVPLLQAAGVRKLPLYLLLIAAGSKAILNYAFVPIWGIEGAALAGNIALFVPAIIGALALRRATNHMNVVMNCKRRSWLEALRLLSVTLLALVLMVLSINIVSELIGYIWPLGWHMRLCYTLETLSSVIVGSIVFGAIIMVFKGITKSELKLLNNQT
- a CDS encoding peptidylprolyl isomerase — protein: MLSNLTTKNFGKGLKLIVISALFVALLAACGKDEVNPSLTFKGVEGGEVVATYKDGTVTDLEFNKFKSAFALLQGMDEALLDQSGFREAVLEQYITYKILANRTTEEQQVKAKEEALTNFEQVKESLSAYGDVKDMLKEKNLTENDLASYIMFVVATNDYILSQITDDMTKEEYEANKNMYTLYDARQIVVNNSVTDATTQQVTVTRTDEEALARAKEVQAKLAAGGDWEALAKEYSDDAQTKATGGVLKDYMGGYWAKEISTAALELPLNEISEPIKSAIGYTVLKVEARDILEYDAVPDTTKDLIRNQLSQKVTSKFVEEELPGYEINMTLPELETPETTPTATPEGDAETPTATPAS
- a CDS encoding S1 domain-containing RNA-binding protein; its protein translation is MAIEVGAKLEGKVTGITNFGAFVDLSGGVTGLVHISEIADNYVKDVKDHLKIEDVVTVKVINVDKDGKIGLSIKQAVDRPAGEQAPPSRERHTSGGQSGEKFNRGGGSGGGGNFERGGRPFNKQGGGKPNFGKPSFGKASFEDKMSKFLKDSEERISSLKKNTEGKRGGRGAKRD